From the Patescibacteria group bacterium genome, one window contains:
- the secA gene encoding preprotein translocase subunit SecA, whose amino-acid sequence MMKIFEKFFAQDHEKYAKKFRPQIEKIASFEAELKLLSLEQFKERTRELKEQLSKDAQLDILLPEAFALVREASLRTLQQRHFDVQLIGGMVLHEGKIAEMKTGEGKTLTATLPVYLNALTDNGVHIITVNDYLAKRDTVWMGQIYHALGLSVSCITHDASYIYDPSYGQDSTQDEKRDTLGSFLVEESYLRPVSRKEAYLADITYGTNNEFGFDYLRDNMAQSLETQVQRGHAFAIIDEVDSVLVDEARTPLIISAPDQESSSWYKEFARLVPQLKKEEDYELDEKLKAVTLTEQGVNKVERLMGVKDIYQERGIKFLHHLEQALKAEAIFERDRDYVVRDGSVVIVDEFTGRLLPGRRYSGGLHQALEAKEGVLVQPESLTLASITFQNYFRMYKKLAGMTGTALTSAEEFSKVYNLEVIAIPTNKPMVRQDMPDKVYQSQEAKFNAIVEEIKERQKKGQPVLIGTVSIQRNEYLGKLLERQGVRHEMLNAKNHEREAAIIAQAGQKGAVTVATNMAGRGVDIILGGNPLDEKEAEGVKSLGGLHVIGTERHEARRIDNQLRGRSGRQGDPGSTQFFVSLEDDLIRIFGGERIQKLMQQLHLPKEEAIESKMVSGTIESAQSKIEGFNFDARKHLLEYDDVLNKHRETVYRKRRELLNMAKEGTLKEYILGVIEKLGKNKEEYDKKEQELGQENLRQAEKIVAMRVLDSLWLEHLENMEALRDSVKLRAYGQQDPLIEYKNEARKMFQSFVENMEAMIANALLQISRVQPHQHQHVHQASQQDPQYKNVGRNDPCPCQSGKKFKRCHGA is encoded by the coding sequence ATTATGAAGATTTTTGAGAAATTCTTTGCTCAAGACCACGAGAAATACGCGAAAAAATTCAGGCCCCAAATAGAGAAGATTGCCTCTTTTGAGGCAGAACTGAAGTTGCTTTCTCTTGAGCAGTTTAAAGAGAGGACAAGGGAACTCAAGGAACAACTTTCCAAAGACGCACAACTGGATATTTTGCTCCCGGAGGCTTTTGCATTGGTGAGGGAGGCCTCTTTGCGTACGCTTCAGCAGCGGCATTTTGATGTGCAGTTAATAGGAGGCATGGTGCTTCACGAGGGCAAGATTGCAGAAATGAAGACAGGAGAAGGAAAGACCCTTACCGCAACGCTTCCCGTGTACCTTAATGCTTTAACGGATAACGGGGTACACATTATTACGGTAAACGATTATCTGGCAAAGAGAGACACGGTGTGGATGGGGCAAATCTACCATGCCCTGGGTTTGTCTGTTTCTTGCATTACCCACGACGCTTCCTATATATACGACCCGAGTTACGGACAGGACTCAACGCAGGATGAAAAACGAGATACCTTAGGTTCATTTTTAGTAGAGGAGTCTTATCTTCGTCCCGTTTCAAGAAAAGAGGCGTACCTGGCCGATATTACCTACGGGACAAACAACGAGTTTGGCTTTGACTATCTTAGAGATAATATGGCGCAGAGCTTGGAAACCCAGGTGCAGCGGGGCCACGCTTTTGCCATCATAGACGAGGTAGATTCTGTGTTGGTGGACGAAGCAAGAACCCCCCTGATTATTTCTGCCCCAGACCAGGAAAGCTCCTCTTGGTACAAAGAGTTTGCTCGCCTCGTACCCCAGCTCAAAAAGGAAGAAGATTATGAGTTAGATGAAAAGTTAAAAGCAGTAACCTTGACGGAACAAGGCGTAAACAAGGTAGAGCGGTTAATGGGGGTGAAGGATATTTACCAAGAGCGTGGTATTAAGTTTTTGCATCATTTAGAACAGGCCCTGAAAGCAGAGGCAATCTTTGAGCGCGACCGAGATTATGTGGTGAGAGACGGAAGCGTTGTTATTGTAGATGAGTTTACCGGAAGACTCTTGCCAGGAAGAAGATACTCTGGCGGCCTGCACCAGGCCTTAGAGGCAAAAGAGGGGGTTTTGGTGCAGCCAGAATCTTTGACGTTGGCCTCCATTACCTTTCAAAACTATTTTAGGATGTACAAAAAGCTAGCTGGAATGACAGGAACCGCTTTAACTTCAGCTGAAGAGTTTTCTAAGGTATACAACCTTGAAGTAATCGCCATTCCCACAAACAAGCCCATGGTGCGCCAGGATATGCCAGACAAGGTGTATCAATCACAAGAGGCAAAGTTCAATGCCATTGTAGAAGAGATCAAGGAGAGACAGAAAAAAGGACAACCTGTGCTTATTGGTACGGTCTCCATTCAAAGGAATGAATATCTGGGCAAACTTTTAGAACGGCAGGGAGTTCGCCATGAAATGCTCAACGCAAAAAACCACGAGAGGGAAGCTGCCATCATTGCACAAGCTGGGCAAAAGGGAGCTGTTACCGTTGCAACAAACATGGCAGGAAGAGGGGTAGACATTATCTTGGGGGGAAACCCGTTAGATGAGAAGGAGGCAGAAGGGGTCAAGAGTTTGGGAGGGCTCCATGTTATTGGAACCGAACGCCACGAAGCAAGAAGAATTGACAACCAGCTGAGAGGACGCTCTGGCAGACAAGGAGATCCAGGGTCTACCCAGTTTTTTGTTTCTTTAGAAGACGACCTCATCCGTATCTTTGGGGGGGAGCGCATTCAAAAATTAATGCAGCAGCTCCACTTGCCAAAAGAGGAGGCCATTGAGTCCAAGATGGTATCTGGAACCATAGAGTCAGCCCAAAGCAAGATTGAGGGGTTTAACTTTGATGCGAGAAAGCACCTGCTGGAGTATGATGATGTGTTGAATAAACACCGAGAGACCGTGTACCGAAAAAGGAGAGAATTGCTCAATATGGCCAAGGAAGGAACCTTAAAAGAGTATATTCTTGGGGTTATAGAAAAGCTTGGGAAAAACAAAGAGGAATATGACAAGAAAGAACAGGAACTGGGTCAAGAAAATCTGCGCCAGGCAGAAAAGATTGTTGCCATGCGCGTCTTGGATTCCTTGTGGCTTGAGCATTTAGAAAACATGGAGGCCTTGCGGGATTCTGTAAAATTGCGCGCCTATGGTCAGCAAGACCCTTTGATAGAATACAAGAATGAGGCAAGAAAAATGTTTCAGTCTTTTGTAGAGAACATGGAGGCAATGATTGCAAACGCTTTGCTTCAGATTTCGCGTGTTCAGCCGCATCAACATCAGCATGTGCACCAGGCCTCCCAGCAGGATCCGCAATACAAGAATGTTGGACGAAACGACCCCTGTCCTTGCCAAAGCGGCAAGAAATTCAAGCGCTGCCATGGTGCATAG
- a CDS encoding 8-oxo-dGTP diphosphatase: MVHRKKLFTLCIVCRGDQVLLGMKKRGFGQGKWNGFGGKVEARESIEKAMKRELKEEIGIIPRSFEKKALFEFHFKDNPEYLEVHVFYIPSFEGEPKETEEMRPQWFSKEKLPFESMWPDDKHWLPLFLEGKTLRGRFSFGDDDVLIDYTLKEGDFTFGS, translated from the coding sequence ATGGTGCATAGGAAAAAACTTTTTACCCTTTGTATTGTTTGTCGAGGAGATCAGGTTTTGCTTGGCATGAAAAAGAGGGGATTTGGACAAGGGAAATGGAACGGGTTTGGAGGAAAGGTAGAGGCGAGGGAGAGTATTGAAAAGGCAATGAAGCGAGAACTCAAAGAAGAGATTGGTATCATTCCTCGCTCTTTTGAAAAGAAAGCGCTCTTTGAGTTTCATTTCAAAGACAATCCTGAGTATCTTGAGGTTCATGTGTTTTATATTCCTTCTTTTGAAGGCGAACCAAAAGAAACAGAAGAAATGAGGCCGCAGTGGTTCTCAAAAGAAAAGCTCCCCTTTGAGAGCATGTGGCCGGATGACAAGCACTGGCTTCCCCTGTTTCTTGAGGGGAAAACCCTGCGCGGACGATTTTCATTTGGAGATGACGATGTCCTCATTGACTATACACTCAAAGAAGGCGATTTCACTTTTGGAAGCTAA
- a CDS encoding DUF1614 domain-containing protein, with translation MVFAPFLFIILLILAIPFLLAFGFFHVLRLGFENLGFPPEMVLLTLVSMLLGSFVNIPLGRRKLVEVTESHFFGLFKRKRLLVQGLSVNVGGALIPLAIAGFLLFRVPLEETLIATLFMTLVAWKLSYVVPGRGIALPVLIPPLFAALFALLLAPEEAALVAFVSGTLGVLLGADLLRLPQVVRGEVGMMSIGGAGVFDGIFLVGIVAALLAGL, from the coding sequence ATGGTATTTGCTCCGTTTCTCTTCATCATTCTCTTAATTCTCGCGATTCCATTCCTTCTTGCTTTTGGGTTTTTTCATGTTCTGCGCCTGGGGTTTGAAAACCTTGGCTTCCCACCAGAGATGGTTCTTTTAACCTTGGTGTCAATGCTTTTGGGTTCTTTTGTGAACATTCCTTTGGGAAGAAGGAAACTGGTAGAGGTTACAGAGTCGCATTTCTTTGGGCTGTTCAAAAGAAAACGGCTTTTGGTGCAGGGTCTTTCCGTGAATGTTGGAGGAGCTTTAATCCCCTTGGCCATCGCGGGTTTCTTGCTCTTTCGCGTTCCTCTTGAGGAAACGCTCATTGCAACCTTGTTCATGACCCTGGTTGCGTGGAAACTTTCTTATGTGGTTCCTGGCAGGGGTATTGCCCTGCCCGTTCTCATTCCACCCTTGTTTGCTGCCCTCTTTGCCCTGTTGCTGGCACCAGAGGAAGCTGCCTTGGTTGCTTTTGTATCTGGAACCCTGGGAGTTCTGCTGGGAGCTGATCTCCTGCGTTTGCCCCAGGTTGTGCGGGGTGAGGTTGGCATGATGTCCATTGGAGGGGCTGGAGTGTTTGATGGTATATTTCTTGTGGGGATAGTGGCTGCTTTACTCGCAGGCCTCTAA
- the secD gene encoding protein translocase subunit SecD — protein sequence MKPKRKALLILFFVFFLGALAASFVFPQYLKVPGMANVPFRLGLDLQGGLHLVYEADLETIPFFDRDEKMQGLRDVIERRVNFFGISEPTIQLQGKGETRRLIVELAGIQDTNQAILLIGQTPYLEFKEYRENYQEILASNQQVLETGEGQLEDPFQATLLTGGYLSRAEVGLDNLTQEPLIILQFDKEGSLLFEELTKKNIGLPLAIFLDGALLQAPVVQGVISGGRAQITGSFTVKEAQRISRELNNGALPVPITLLSQQSVGATLGAESLQKSLAAGLLGLAFVFVFMILVYRIPGMVAGIALILYALFFLSLFKLISITLTLAGIAGGILSLGLAVDANILIFARMREELRTGKSFGLALEEGFKRAWPSIRDGNITTLAVALILFWFGSSFVKGFALTLSLGILVSLFSAIFITKNMLRLFIDTKIAKVSWLFR from the coding sequence ATGAAACCAAAAAGGAAAGCATTGTTGATACTTTTCTTTGTATTTTTCCTGGGAGCACTAGCTGCTTCTTTTGTATTCCCTCAGTATCTTAAGGTTCCTGGCATGGCGAATGTTCCCTTTCGGTTGGGACTGGATTTGCAGGGCGGGCTTCATTTGGTGTATGAAGCTGACTTGGAAACTATTCCTTTCTTTGACCGAGACGAGAAAATGCAAGGGCTCCGCGATGTTATTGAGCGCAGGGTTAACTTTTTTGGAATTTCAGAACCTACCATTCAGCTACAGGGTAAAGGGGAAACAAGGCGTCTCATTGTGGAGCTGGCAGGCATTCAAGACACGAACCAGGCTATCTTGTTAATAGGGCAGACGCCATATCTGGAGTTCAAAGAATATAGGGAGAATTATCAAGAGATTTTGGCAAGCAACCAACAAGTGCTGGAAACAGGAGAAGGGCAGCTTGAGGACCCGTTTCAGGCAACTTTGCTGACAGGGGGATATCTGTCGCGAGCCGAGGTTGGGCTTGACAATCTGACCCAAGAGCCCCTTATTATCCTGCAGTTTGACAAAGAGGGTTCTTTACTGTTTGAAGAGCTTACAAAAAAGAATATTGGGCTGCCTTTGGCCATATTCTTGGATGGGGCATTGCTGCAGGCTCCCGTGGTGCAAGGCGTTATTTCCGGTGGAAGAGCCCAGATTACGGGAAGCTTTACGGTCAAAGAAGCGCAGCGCATTTCAAGAGAATTAAACAACGGGGCATTGCCGGTTCCCATTACCCTACTCTCGCAGCAGAGCGTGGGGGCAACCTTGGGGGCAGAATCCTTGCAAAAGAGTTTGGCCGCGGGATTGCTTGGTCTTGCCTTTGTGTTTGTATTCATGATTCTGGTATACCGTATTCCAGGCATGGTTGCTGGAATCGCTCTGATTTTGTATGCCTTGTTTTTTCTCTCATTGTTTAAGCTTATTTCCATTACCCTGACTCTGGCTGGAATTGCGGGAGGCATTCTTTCTTTGGGCCTGGCGGTGGATGCGAACATTCTTATCTTTGCCCGTATGCGAGAGGAGCTGCGCACAGGAAAGAGTTTTGGCCTGGCTTTAGAAGAAGGGTTTAAGCGGGCATGGCCCTCCATTCGGGACGGCAATATTACCACGCTTGCCGTGGCATTAATCCTCTTTTGGTTCGGAAGCTCTTTTGTGAAAGGATTTGCCTTAACCTTGTCTTTGGGAATTTTGGTCAGCTTGTTTTCTGCCATTTTCATAACCAAGAACATGCTGAGGTTGTTTATAGATACCAAGATTGCAAAAGTTTCGTGGCTTTTTCGCTAA